A region of Takifugu flavidus isolate HTHZ2018 chromosome 2, ASM371156v2, whole genome shotgun sequence DNA encodes the following proteins:
- the madd gene encoding MAP kinase-activating death domain protein isoform X32, whose product MEKKKMCPRLLDYLVVVGARQPSSDSFAQTPQLLRRYPLEDHHDFPLPPDVVFFCQPEGCLSIRQRRVSLRDDSSFVFTLTDKDSGITRYGICVNFYRSFQRGHHRARGDKSTHADMAARGAETASEGSDGSGPPPALSPPNNAEVAPPPTSEEEGGGQLGGEQNAGKSPQHRRSTAKMAARNRYSTLTSLCILSHYPFFSTFRECLYILKRLVDCCSQRLTQRAGLPRATQRDTMWRVFTGALSVEEKGSQLLADLREIESWMYRLLRSPVPVAGQRRVDVEVLPHELKRALTFALPENSRFCLVDFPLHLPLELLGVDACLQVLSCVLLEHKVILQSRDYNALSMSVMAFVAMIYPLEYMFPVIPLLPTCMASAEQLLLAPTPYIIGVPASFFLYKAEFKIPDDVWLVDLDSSKVIAPTNAEILPPLPEPEAMELKKHLKQCLVRLTVITQKQIFSSENKALASMSMNTQPILNLEKFQEGQELPLLPPGRDKASPSSTEFNPLIYGNDVDSVDVATRVAMVRFFNSSNVLQGFQMHTRTLRLFPRPVVAFRSSSFLASRPRRSSFADKLSHTQAVEFFGEWALNPSNLAFQRIHNNVYDPSLIGDKPKWYAHQLQPVVYRVYDGSSQLVEAMAGPLEDDGNESDPTDSGSDSDAYDDSSSSYSSLGDLVSEMIQGDIHGDTTSLDPPTHAALGDASEVEFQDFREVNHGCDGPPSEEGTGEPSDGQPLRSSSSTTASSSPSTIIQGVNHELEAPEMEASASAALQNPVPALCSQPFLRPPADAGLVEPAGKKQEYDNPYFEPQYGFPSEDDPDAEEQVETYTPRFNQNLSDNKAQRPLRPSSLRLPGESDGEGDSRNSSPNSTISNSSNDGFGGLMSFASNLYKNHGTSFSLSNLALPNKAARDKATPFPSLKGARAPRALVDQKSSVIKHSPTVKRESPSPQGRVNNTSENQQFLKEVVQSVLDGQGVGWLNMKKVRRLLENEQLRLFVLSKLNRAVHTEEDARQEIIRDVEVSRKVYKGMLDILKCTVSSLEHSYTNAGLGGMASVFSLLEIARTHYQTKDPEKRKRSPTDSVGSPGSKESPSARAETSRPQGFLNVPHLQLPHHTTGRGARHFDTRSLNEENFIASIGSEGAKQQRPLVADAEEKKSQISADSGLSVTSGSQKSDTESITSSEPPALTRSTSQDSEASTVISNSSGETLGADSDLSSTAGDGPAGRIAPHLNQSRGTLSDSEIETNPATSTVFGKTHTRKPGIKDHSHTLAKGQPAQPLEDISMRIYLCEGLLGKERSTLWDQLQFWEDAFLDAVMLEREGMGMDQGPQEMIERYLSLGDHDRKRLEDDEDRLLATLLHNMIAYMLMMKLNKNDIRKKVRRLMGKSHIGLTYSQEINEILDKLADMNGRELPIRPSGSRHIKKQTFVVHAGTDTTGDIFFMEVCDDCIVLRSNIGTVYERWWYEKLINMTYCPKTKVLCLWRRNGQETQLNKFYTKKCRELYYCVKDSMERAAARQQSIKPGPELGGEFPVQDMKTGEGGLLQVTLEGINLKFMHSQFLKLKKW is encoded by the exons atggagaaaaagaaaatgtgcccTCGCCTTCTGGACTACCTGGTGGTGGTCGGAGCGAG ACAACCAAGCAGCGATAGCTTTGCCCAGACCCCCCAGCTCCTCCGCCGGTACCCTCTTGAGGACCACCACGACTTCCCGCTTCCTCCGGATGTGGTGTTCTTTTGCCAACCTGAGGGCTGCCTGAGCATACGGCAGCGGAGGGTCAGCCTTCGGGACGACTCCTCCTTCGTTTTCACTCTGACCGACAAGGACTCAGGAATCACCCGCTATGGCATCTGCGTCAACTTCTACCGCTCCTTTCAGCGCGGCCACCACCGCGCTCGCGGGGACAAAAGCACCCACGCGGACATGGCGGCCAGGGGTGCGGAGACGGCCAGCGAAGGCTCCGATGGCAGCGGGCCTCCTCCTGCATTGTCTCCACCTAACAATGCTGAGGTggcacccccacccacctctgAAGAGGAGGGCGGCGGACAGTTGGGCGGCGAGCAAAATGCTGGCAAGTCCCCGCAGCACAGAAGAAGCACTGCTAAGATGGCCGCCCGGAACCGCTACAGCACACTGACCTCATTGTGCATCCTTAGCCATTACCCCTTTTTCTCTACCTTCAGGGAGTGTTTATATATTCTCAAGAGGCTGGTGGATTGCTGCAGCCAGAGGTTAACCCAGAGGGCTGGGCTACCTCGGGCCACCCAACG ggACACCATGTGGCGTGTGTTCACCGGGGCTCTGTCggtggaggagaaaggaagCCAGCTGCTAGCCGACTTGCGGGAGATTGAGTCCTGGATGTACAGGCTGCTGCGGTCGCCTGTACCAGTGGCAGGCCAGAGGCGTGTGGATGTGGAAGTCCTGCCCCATGAACTCAAGCGGGCGCTCACCTTTGCCCTGCCAGAAAACTCCCGGTTCTGTTTGGTTGACTTCCCGTTGCACCTtccactggagctgctgggcgtGGACGCCTGTCTTCAGGTTCTCAGTTGTGTCCTTCTAGAGCACAAG GTCATTCTTCAGTCCAGAGACTACAATGCTTTATCCATGAGTGTCATGGCTTTTGTTGCCATGATCTACCCTCTGGAGTACATGTTCCCTGTCATCCCCTTACTGCCAACCTGCATGGCCTCTGCTGAACAG TTGCTTCTGGCCCCCACTCCCTACATTATCGGTGTCCCGGCCAGTTTCTTCCTCTACAAAGCCGAGTTCAAAATACCAGACGACGTGTGGCTTGTGGACCTGGACAGCAGCAAG GTCATCGCGCCCACTAATGCCGAGATTCTTCCACCTCTTCCAGAACCTGAAGCAatggagctgaagaagcatCTAAAGCAG TGTCTGGTCAGGTTGACCGTGATCACCCAAAAGCAGATCTTCTCATCTGAAAATAAG GCTTTGGCCAGTATGAGCATGAACACGCAGCCAATTCTGAACTTGGAGAAGTTCCAGGAAGGTCAGGAGCTGCCTCTGTTGCCGCCAGGACGTGACAAAGCTTCACCCTCCTCTACAGAGTTCAATCCTCTAATTTATGGCAACGATGTTGATTCAGTGGATGTGGCCACCAG GGTTGCCATGGTTCGATTCTTCAACTCCTCAAATGTTCTCCAAGGGTTTCAGATGCACACTCGCACGTTGCGTCTCTTTCCCCGACCCGTGGTGGCGTTCCGATCATCATCATTTCTTGCTTCTCGGCCAAGGCGCTCCAGCTTTGCAGACAAACTCTCTCACACCCAGGCTGTGGAATTCTTTGGAGAATGGGCTCTAAATCCTTCCAACCTTGCTTTTCAGAGGATACACAACA acgTGTACGACCCATCACTGATTGGAGACAAGCCCAAGTGGTATGCTCACCAGTTACAACCAGTGGTCTACAGAGTGTACGATGGAAGCTCCCAGTTGGTTGAAGCCATGGCTGGTCCTTTGGAGGATGATGGAAATGAGTCGGACCCCACAGACAG CGGGAGTGACAGCGACGCATATGACGACTCCAGCTCTTCGTATTCCTCCCTCGGAGACCTTGTTAGTGAGATGATCCAAGGAGACATTCATGGAGACACAACCA GCTTGGACCCGCCTACCCATGCTGCACTGGGAGACGCTAGCGAGGTTGAATTTCAAGACTTCAGGGAGGTCAATCACGGGTGTGATGGTCCCCCCAGTGAAGAGGGAACCGGCGAGCCCTCTGATGGACAGCCCCTCCGCTCAAGCTCCAGCACAACAGCGAGCTCAAGTCCCAGCACAATCATCCAGGGAGTCAACCAT GAGTTGGAAGCACCTGAGATGGAAGCGTCGGccagtgctgctctgcagaaCCCTGTACCTGCTCTGTGCAGTCAGCCGTTCCTcagacctcctgctgatgctggCCTGGTGGAGCCAGCTGGTAAAAAGCAAGAGTATGACAACCCATACTTTGAGCCTCAGTACGGCTTCCCCTCAGAGGATGACCCAGATGCGGAGGAGCAAGTGGAGACGTACACGCCGCGGTTTAACCAGAATCTCAGCGACAACAA ggcACAACGTCCGTTAAGACCAAGTAGCCTGAGGCTTCCCGGAGAATCTGACGGGGAGGGAGACTCCCGCAACAGTTCGCCAAACTCCACCATTTCCAACAGCAGCAACGATGGGTTTGGAGGACTGATGTCTTTTGCAA GCAATCTCTATAAGAACCACGGCACCAGTTTCAGTCTGTCCAATCTTGCACTTCCCAACAAGGCGGCGAGAGACAAAGCGACGCCTTTCCCCAGTCTGAAAG GTGCACGTGCACCTCGAGCACTGGTGGATCAGAAGTCCTCCGTGATCAAGCACAGTCCTACAGTGAAAAGAGAGTCGCCATCTCCTCAGGGAAGAGTCAACAATACGAG CGAGAACCAGCAGTTCCTGAAGGAGGTGGTGCAGAGTGTTCTGGATGGGCAGGGAGTCGGCTGGCTCAACATGAAGAAAGTGCGCCGCCTGTTGGAGAACGAGCAGCTCCGTCTGTTTGTCCTCAGTAAGCTGAACAGAGCCGTCCACACAGAGGAAGACGCCAGACAAGAGATCATTCGTGATGTG GAGGTGAGCAGAAAAGTGTACAAAGGCATGCTGGACATCTTGAAGTGCACCGTTTCCAGTCTGGAGCACTCGTACACTAACGCAGGTCTTGGAGGAATGGCCAGCGTCTTCAGCTTACTGGAAATAGCGCGCACGCATTACCAAACCAAAG ACCCAGAAAAACGCAAGCGAAGCCCCACAGACAGTGTCGGCAGCCCGGGCAGCAAAGAGAGTCCTTCGGCTCGAGCGGAGACCAGCAGACCTCAGGGCTTTCTGAATGTGCCCCATCTCCAGCTGCCGCACCACACCACGGGCAGAGGAGCCCGCCATTTTGATACCCGGAGTCTTAACGAGGAGAACTTTATTGCCTCGATTG gttctgagGGAGCCaagcagcagcgccccctggtggcagatGCAGAGGAGAAGAAATCGCAGATCAGTGCTGATAGTGGCCTCAGCGTCACCTCTGGATCCCAG AAAAGCGACACGGAGTCGATAACGAGCTCCGAGCCGCCCGCCCTGACGAGAAGCACCAGCCAAGACTCAGAGGCCAGCACAGTG ATAAGCAATAGTTCCGGAGAGACCCTGGGCGCTGACAGTGACCTGAGCAGCACGGCAGGAGACGGGCCCGCCGGAAGAATCGCTCCACATTTAAATCAGTCCAGAGGGACGCTGTCTGACAGCGAGATTGAAACCAATCCAGCCACCAGCACAGTGTTT GGGAAGACTCACACCCGGAAGCCAGGCATCAAAGATCACTCACACACCCTGGCCAAGGGTCAGCCTGCACAGCCCCTGGAGGACATCAGCATGAGGATTTACCTCTGCGAGGGCCTGTTGG GTAAAGAACGTTCCACGCTGTGGGACCAGCTGCAGTTCTGGGAGGACGCCTTCCTGGACGCAGTGATGTTGGAGCGGGAGGGGATGGGGATGGACCAGGGCCCACAGGAGATGATCGAGAG ATACCTGTCGTTGGGAGACCACGACCGCAAGCGTCTGGAGGACGATGAAGACAGGCTCCTGGCCACCTTGCTGCACAACATGATTGCTTACATGTTGATGATGAAA ttGAACAAAAATGACATCAGGAAGAAAGTGAGGCGTCTGATGGGGAAGTCCCACATCGGCCTCACGTACAGCCAAGAGATCAATGAGATTCTGGACAAACTGGCCGACATG AACGGCCGCGAGCTTCCCATCAGGCCCAGCGGGAGCCGTCACATCAAGAAGCAAACGTTTGTTGTGCACGCCGGCACGGACACCACAGGCGACATCTTCTTCATGGAG GTGTGCGACGACTGCATAGTCCTGCGCAGCAACATCGGCACGGTCTACGAGCGCTGGTGGTACGAGAAGCTCATCAACATGACCTACTGCCCCAAGACCAAGGTGTTGTGTCTGTGGAGGCGCAACGGCCAGGAGACGCAGCTCAACAAGTTCTATACCAAAAAG TGTCGTGAACTCTACTACTGTGTCAAAGACAGTATGGAGAGGGCTGCAGCCAGGCAGCAGAGCATCAAACCAG gtCCAGAATTAGGTGGAGAGTTTCCCGTCCAGGACATGAAAACTGGCGAAggtgggctgctgcaggtcacgcTGGAGGGAATCAACCTGAAATTCATGCACAGCCAG TTCCTGAAACTAAAGAAGTGGTGA